A stretch of Lepidochelys kempii isolate rLepKem1 chromosome 14, rLepKem1.hap2, whole genome shotgun sequence DNA encodes these proteins:
- the LOC140897732 gene encoding olfactory receptor 14A16-like has translation MSNQTTVTEFLLLGFSDVRELQILHFIVFLVLYLAALTGNLLIIIAIALDYHLHTPMYFFLMSLSILDLGSISVTIPKSMANSLMNTRSISYSGCVAQVFFFIFFAETDFVLLTIMAYDRYVAICKPLHYETIMNRRACVQMAASAWISVVLYSSLHTGYTFSITFCGGNMVDQFFCEIPQLLKLACSNSYFSEVGLIAFGVCLTLSCFVFIIVTYVQILTTVLRIPSEQGRHKTFSTCLPHLIVISMFLSTAVFAHMKPISSSPSALDLVVAVLYSVLPPVMNPIIYSMRNKEIKASLRKLTGWRLFNKNKMSAFL, from the coding sequence ATGTCCAACCAAACTACCGTGACCGAGTTCCTTCTCCTGGGATTCTCTGATGTTCGAGAGCTGCAGATTTTGCACTTCATTGTGTTTCTAGTGCTTTACCTGGCAGCCCTGACAGGAAATCTTCTCATCATCATAGCCATAGCTCTTGACTAccaccttcacacccccatgtacttcttcctgatgAGTTTGTCCATCCTAGACCTCGGCTCCATCTCTGTCACCATCCCCAAATCTATGGCCAATTCCCTTATGAACACCAGATCCATTTCCTATTCTGGATGTGTCGCCCAAGTCTTTTTCTTCATCTTCTTTGCTGAAACCGACTTTGTCTTACTCACCATCATGGCATACGATCGATATGTCGCCATCTGCAAACCACTGCACTATGAGACTATAATGAACAGGAGAGCTTGTGTCCAAATGGCAGCCAGTGCCTGGATCAGTGTAGTTCTCTATTCTTCATTGCATACTGGGTACACGTTTTCGATAACCTTCTGTGGAGGCAACATGGTGGATCAGTTCTTCTGTGAAATCCCCCAGCTACTGAAGCTCGCCTGCTCTAACTCGTACTTCAGTGAAGTTGGGCTTATTGCATTTGGTGTGTGTTTAACCCTaagttgctttgtttttataattGTGACATATGTTCAGATCTTGACCACGGTATTGAGAATCCCCTCTGAGCAGGGACGACATAAAACCTTCTCCACATGCCTTCCTCACCTCATTGTAATTTCCATGTTTCTTTCCACTGCTGTCTTTGCTCACATGAAACCCATCTCCAGCTCTCCGTCAGCTCTGGATCTTGTGGTGGCTGTTCTCTATTCCGTGCTGCCGCCAGTGATGAATCCAATCATCTACAGCATGAGGAACAAGGAAATCAAAGCTTCCCTGAGGAAACTGACTGGGTGGAGGTtattcaacaaaaataaaatgtctgcATTTCTCTGA